Proteins encoded by one window of Polyodon spathula isolate WHYD16114869_AA chromosome 16, ASM1765450v1, whole genome shotgun sequence:
- the si:ch73-70k4.1 gene encoding uncharacterized protein si:ch73-70k4.1 produces MSQEKHPKLKLKRKKTGVHQQKSDLSKHSKEGSKTGLCETTRKDTFAEERTGSPFSCDAGAWWDKSDLTENLWASTLKSVYPDLMPSAWEPVPDLPAFTPKAWLKQDYPRLGACIGGCKAWTPFPSMCEPVIYPSDLGTELKTMIEGKVPAELAKHDMSEPNQPEDPSSSKGEATGKTAKLRSDETYRPDHGKKMENRHHCHEPSRLSGLTRGRSESTLTDRTPSSREAGPQRPAENLTAAFHSSEEAQSVKKSEDAVKKQLPVFGERDVDSCITIEDSSSDESPMRADHSVSTPRKHGNANHERVDGNSDGRLSIESCPMCLQQFPAGFTQLETDCHLAKCLSEMNEDIEW; encoded by the exons ATGTCTCAAGAAAAGCAcccaaaactaaaactgaaaaggaAGAAGACTGGTGTGCATCAACAGAAATCAGACTTATCAAAACACAGCAAAGAGGGGAGCAAAACCGGCCTCTGTGAAACAACACGGAAAGACACATTCGCAGAAGAGAGGACAGGAAG CCCATTCAGCTGTGATGCTGGTGCGTGGTGGGATAAAAGTGACCTGACTGAGAATCTGTGGGCCTCCACGTTGAAGTCTGTCTATCCAGACCTGATGCCGAGTGCATGGGAACCAGTACCGGATTTACCTGCTTTTACACCCAAG GCTTGGTTAAAGCAAGACTATCCCAGGCTGGGTGCTTGCATTGGAGGCTGCAAAGCATGGACTCCATTCCCATCAATGTGTGAGCCAGTGATTTACCCTAGTGACCTAGGCACTGAGCTGAAGACTATGATTGAAGGAAAGGTTCCTGCGGAGCTTGCAAAACATGACATGAGCGAACCCAACCAGCCTGAAGATCCATCGTCTTCCAAAGGTGAAGCCACAGGAAAGACAGCTAAGTTGAGGAGTGATGAGACCTACAGACCTGATCACGGAAAGAAAATGGAGAATCGCCACCATTGTCACGAACCTTCTCGATTATCGGGGCTGACGCGAGGAAGATCAGAAAGTACGTTGACTGACAGAACTCCCAGTTCCAGAGAGGCTGGTCCTCAAAGACCTGCTGAGAACCTCACAGCAGCGTTTCACTCATCAGAAGAAGCCCAAAGTGTAAAGAAATCTGAAGATGCGGTCAAAAAGCAGCTGCCTGTGTTTGGGGAGAGAGATGTCGACAGCTGCATTACAATAGAAGACTCAAGCTCAGATGAATCCCCGATGAGGGCAGATCATTCTGTTTCAACTCCACGTAAGCACGGTAATGCTAATCATGAAAGAGTGGATGGGAATTCAGATGGAAGGTTATCCATTGAGAGCTGCCCCATGTGCCTACAACAGTTTCCTGCAGG aTTCACCCAGCTGGAAACTGACTGCCACCTTGCCAAGTGCCTGTCTGAAATGAATGAAGACATTGAATGGTGA